In Lutra lutra chromosome 5, mLutLut1.2, whole genome shotgun sequence, a single genomic region encodes these proteins:
- the GRK6 gene encoding G protein-coupled receptor kinase 6 isoform X1 yields MELENIVANTVLLKAREGGGGNRKGKSKKWRQMLQFPHISQCEELRLSLERDYHSLCERQPIGRLLFREFCATRPELTRCIAFLDGVAEYEVTPDEKRKACGRRLVQNFLSHTGPDLIPEVPRQLVTNCSQRLEQGPCKDLFQELTRLTHEYLSMAPFADYLDSIYFNRFLQWKWLERQPVTKNTFRQYRVLGKGGFGEVCACQVRATGKMYACKKLEKKRIKKRKGEAMALNEKQILEKVNSRFVVSLAYAYETKDALCLVLTLMNGGDLKFHIYHMGQAGFPEARAVFYAAEICCGLEDLHRERIVYRDLKPENILLDDHGHIRISDLGLAVHVPEGQTIKGRVGTVGYMAPEVVKNERYTFSPDWWALGCLLYEMIAGQSPFQQRKKKIKREEVERLVKEVPEEYSERFSPQARSLCSQLLCKDPAERLGCRGGGAREVKEHPLFKKLNFKRLGAGMLEPPFKPDPQAIYCKDVLDIEQFSTVKGVELEPADQDFYQKFATGSVPIPWQNEMVETECFQELNVFGLDGSVPPDLDWKGQPPAPPKKGLLQRLFSRQDCCGNCSDSEEELPTRLELPTRL; encoded by the exons ATGGAGCTCGAGAACATCGTAGCGAACACGGTGCTACTCAAGGCCCGGGAAG GTGGTGGTGGGAATCGCAAAGGCAAAAGCAAGAAATGGCGACAGATGCTGCAGTTTCCCCACATCAGCCAGTGTGAAGAGCTGCGGCTCAGCCTCG AGCGTGACTACCATAGTCTGTGCGAGCGGCAGCCCATCGGGCGCCTGCTGTTCCGTGAGTTCTGCGCAACGAGGCCCGAGCTGACCCGCTGCATTGCCTTCCTGGATGGAGTG GCCGAGTATGAAGTGACCCCCGACGAGAAGCGGAAGGCCTGTGGGCGGCGACTAGTGCAGAATTTTCTGAGCCACACG GGTCCTGACCTCATCCCTGAGGTCCCCCGGCAGCTGGTGACTAATTGCTCCCAGCGGCTGGAGCAGGGGCCCTGCAAAGACCTCTTCCAGGAGCTCACCCG GCTGACCCACGAGTACCTGAGCATGGCTCCTTTTGCCGACTACCTCGACAGCATCTACTTCAACCGTTTCCTACAGTGGAAGTGGCTGGAAAG GCAGCCAGTGACCAAAAACACCTTCAGGCAGTACCGAGTCCTGGGCAAAGGCGGCTTTGGTGAG GTGTGTGCCTGCCAGGTGCGGGCAACGGGCAAGATGTACGCATGCAAGAAGCTGGAGAAGAAGCGGATCAAGAAGCGGAAAGGGGAGGCCATGGCGCTCAATGAGAAGCAAATCCTGGAGAAAGTGAACAGTAGGTTTGTA GTGAGCTTAGCCTATGCCTACGAGACCAAGGACGCGCTGTGCCTGGTGCTGACGCTGATGAACGGAGGCGACCTCAAATTCCACATCTACCACATGGGCCAGGCTGGCTTCCCCGAGGCGCGCGCTGTCTTCTACGCTGCGGAGATCTGCTGCGGCCTGGAGGACCTGCACCGGGAGCGCATCGTGTACAG GGACCTGAAGCCGGAGAACATCCTACTGGATGACCACG GCCATATCCGAATCTCTGACCTGGGGCTCGCGGTGCACGTGCCAGAGGGCCAGACCATCAAGGGTCGTGTGGGCACTGTGGGCTACATGG CTCCAGAGGTGGTGAAGAATGAACGGTACACATTCAGCCCAGACTGGTGGGCGCTGGGCTGCCTCCTCTATGAGATGATCGCAGGCCAGTCCCCCTtccagcagaggaaaaagaaaatcaagcgAGAGGAGGTGGAGCGGTTAGTGAAGGAGGTGCCTGAGGAATACTCCGAGCGCTTTTCCCCACAGGCCCGCTCGCTCTGCTCCCAG CTCCTGTGCAAGGACCCCGCTGAGCGCCTGGGGTGTCGTGGAGGTGGTGCCCGTGAAGTGAAGGAACACCCCCTCTTCAAGAAGCTGAACTTCAAGCGGCTGGGAGCTGGCATGCTGGAGCCACCCTTCAAGCCTGAC ccccaggccATTTACTGCAAGGATGTTTTGGACATCGAACAGTTTTCCACAGTGAAGGGCGTGGAGCTGGAGCCCGCTGACCAGGACTTCTACCAGAAGTTTGCCACGGGCAGTGTGCCCATCCCCTGGCAGAATGAG ATGGTGGAGACGGAGTGCTTCCAGGAGCTGAATGTCTTTGGGCTCGATGGCTCGGTTCCCCCAGACCTGGACTGGAAGGGTCAGCCCCCTGCGCCCCCCAAGAAGGGACTGCTGCAGAGACTCTTCAGTCGTCAG GATTGCTGTGGGAACTGCAGCGACAGTGAGGAAGAGCTCCCCACCCGCCTCGAGCTCCCCACCCGCCTCTAG
- the GRK6 gene encoding G protein-coupled receptor kinase 6 isoform X3 — translation MELENIVANTVLLKAREGGGGNRKGKSKKWRQMLQFPHISQCEELRLSLERDYHSLCERQPIGRLLFREFCATRPELTRCIAFLDGVAEYEVTPDEKRKACGRRLVQNFLSHTGPDLIPEVPRQLVTNCSQRLEQGPCKDLFQELTRLTHEYLSMAPFADYLDSIYFNRFLQWKWLERQPVTKNTFRQYRVLGKGGFGEVCACQVRATGKMYACKKLEKKRIKKRKGEAMALNEKQILEKVNSRFVVSLAYAYETKDALCLVLTLMNGGDLKFHIYHMGQAGFPEARAVFYAAEICCGLEDLHRERIVYRDLKPENILLDDHGHIRISDLGLAVHVPEGQTIKGRVGTVGYMAPEVVKNERYTFSPDWWALGCLLYEMIAGQSPFQQRKKKIKREEVERLVKEVPEEYSERFSPQARSLCSQLLCKDPAERLGCRGGGAREVKEHPLFKKLNFKRLGAGMLEPPFKPDPQAIYCKDVLDIEQFSTVKGVELEPADQDFYQKFATGSVPIPWQNEMVETECFQELNVFGLDGSVPPDLDWKGQPPAPPKKGLLQRLFSRQR, via the exons ATGGAGCTCGAGAACATCGTAGCGAACACGGTGCTACTCAAGGCCCGGGAAG GTGGTGGTGGGAATCGCAAAGGCAAAAGCAAGAAATGGCGACAGATGCTGCAGTTTCCCCACATCAGCCAGTGTGAAGAGCTGCGGCTCAGCCTCG AGCGTGACTACCATAGTCTGTGCGAGCGGCAGCCCATCGGGCGCCTGCTGTTCCGTGAGTTCTGCGCAACGAGGCCCGAGCTGACCCGCTGCATTGCCTTCCTGGATGGAGTG GCCGAGTATGAAGTGACCCCCGACGAGAAGCGGAAGGCCTGTGGGCGGCGACTAGTGCAGAATTTTCTGAGCCACACG GGTCCTGACCTCATCCCTGAGGTCCCCCGGCAGCTGGTGACTAATTGCTCCCAGCGGCTGGAGCAGGGGCCCTGCAAAGACCTCTTCCAGGAGCTCACCCG GCTGACCCACGAGTACCTGAGCATGGCTCCTTTTGCCGACTACCTCGACAGCATCTACTTCAACCGTTTCCTACAGTGGAAGTGGCTGGAAAG GCAGCCAGTGACCAAAAACACCTTCAGGCAGTACCGAGTCCTGGGCAAAGGCGGCTTTGGTGAG GTGTGTGCCTGCCAGGTGCGGGCAACGGGCAAGATGTACGCATGCAAGAAGCTGGAGAAGAAGCGGATCAAGAAGCGGAAAGGGGAGGCCATGGCGCTCAATGAGAAGCAAATCCTGGAGAAAGTGAACAGTAGGTTTGTA GTGAGCTTAGCCTATGCCTACGAGACCAAGGACGCGCTGTGCCTGGTGCTGACGCTGATGAACGGAGGCGACCTCAAATTCCACATCTACCACATGGGCCAGGCTGGCTTCCCCGAGGCGCGCGCTGTCTTCTACGCTGCGGAGATCTGCTGCGGCCTGGAGGACCTGCACCGGGAGCGCATCGTGTACAG GGACCTGAAGCCGGAGAACATCCTACTGGATGACCACG GCCATATCCGAATCTCTGACCTGGGGCTCGCGGTGCACGTGCCAGAGGGCCAGACCATCAAGGGTCGTGTGGGCACTGTGGGCTACATGG CTCCAGAGGTGGTGAAGAATGAACGGTACACATTCAGCCCAGACTGGTGGGCGCTGGGCTGCCTCCTCTATGAGATGATCGCAGGCCAGTCCCCCTtccagcagaggaaaaagaaaatcaagcgAGAGGAGGTGGAGCGGTTAGTGAAGGAGGTGCCTGAGGAATACTCCGAGCGCTTTTCCCCACAGGCCCGCTCGCTCTGCTCCCAG CTCCTGTGCAAGGACCCCGCTGAGCGCCTGGGGTGTCGTGGAGGTGGTGCCCGTGAAGTGAAGGAACACCCCCTCTTCAAGAAGCTGAACTTCAAGCGGCTGGGAGCTGGCATGCTGGAGCCACCCTTCAAGCCTGAC ccccaggccATTTACTGCAAGGATGTTTTGGACATCGAACAGTTTTCCACAGTGAAGGGCGTGGAGCTGGAGCCCGCTGACCAGGACTTCTACCAGAAGTTTGCCACGGGCAGTGTGCCCATCCCCTGGCAGAATGAG ATGGTGGAGACGGAGTGCTTCCAGGAGCTGAATGTCTTTGGGCTCGATGGCTCGGTTCCCCCAGACCTGGACTGGAAGGGTCAGCCCCCTGCGCCCCCCAAGAAGGGACTGCTGCAGAGACTCTTCAGTCGTCAG aggTGA
- the F12 gene encoding coagulation factor XII, whose product MRALLFLGSLLGSLESALLMPPLKALKEHKHRKDQHTVVLTVTGEPCYFPFQYNRQLYHKCIHRGRPGPRPWCATTPNFERDQQWGYCLEPKKVQDHCSKHSPCQKGGTCVNMPHGPHCICPEHFTGKHCQIEKCFEPQLLQFFHEKEIWHRLQPAGVAKCQCKGPEAHCKLLATQVCRTNPCLNGGSCLEAEGHLLCRCPAGYAGRLCDVDAEAHCYEGRGQDYRGRAATALSGARCRPWASEATYQKVTAEQALNWGLGNHAFCRNPDNDTRPWCFVWSGDRLSWEYCRLARCRAPSLAAPQNLSPTRVPSGHPDLPLPSLSALQKPQPPTPASGAIPEQPTPVPSSGCGQRLRKRLSSLSRVVGGLVALPGAHPYIAALYWRHNFCAGSLIASCWVLTAAHCLQNRPAPEELTVVLGQDRHNQSCEQCQTLAVRAYSLHEAFSPITYQHDLALLRLQETADGHCALPSPFVQPVCLPSGAASPAEPEAALCEVAGWGHQFEGAGEYSSFLQEAQVPLIPSERCSAPEVHGASFTPGMLCAGFLEGGTDACQGDSGGPLVCEDDATESQLILRGIISWGSGCGDRYKPGVYTDVASYLTWIQEHTNS is encoded by the exons ATGAGGGCTCTGCTGTTTCTGGGGTCCCTGCTGGGAAGCCTGGAGTCAGCACttttg ATGCCACCTTTGAAAGCCCTCAAGGAGCATAAGCACAGAAAGGATCAGCACACAGTGG TTCTCACGGTCACTGGGGAGCCCTGCTACTTCCCCTTCCAGTACAACCGGCAGCTGTACCATAAATGTATCCACAGGGGCCGGCCCGGCCCCCGGCCCTG GTGTGCTACCACCCCCAACTTCGAGCGGGACCAGCAATGGGGATACTGCCTGGAGCCCAAGAAAGTGCAAG ACCACTGTAGCAAACACAGCCCCTGCCAGAAGGGAGGGACCTGTGTGAACATGCCACATGGCCCACACTGCATCTGTCCAGAACACTTCACTGGGAAGCACTGCCAGATAG agaagTGTTTTGAACCTCAGCTTCTCCAGTTCTTCCACGAGAAAGAAATATGGCATAGGCTCCAGCCGGCAGGTGTGGCCAAGTGCCAGTGCAAGGGTCCTGAGGCCCACTGCAAGCTGCTGGCCACCCAGG TCTGCCGCACCAACCCGTGCCTCAACGGGGGCAGCTGCTTAGAGGCGGAGGGCCACCTCCTGTGCCGTTGCCCGGCTGGCTACGCTGGACGCCTGTGCGATGTGG acgCTGAGGCACACTGCTACGAGGGTCGCGGGCAGGACTACCGCGGTAGAGCGGCGACTGCGCTCTCGGGTGCCCGGTGTCGACCGTGGGCCTCCGAGGCCACCTATCAGAAAGTGACTGCAGAGCAAGCGCTTAACTGGGGATTGGGCAACCACGCCTTCTGCCG GAACCCAGACAATGACACCCGCCCGTGGTGCTTCGTGTGGAGTGGCGACCGGCTGAGCTGGGAATATTGCCGCCTGGCACGGTGCCGGGCCCCAAGCCTGGCGGCTCCTCAGAACCTGTCTCCAACCCGGGTCCCTTCTGGGCACCCGGACCTTCCCTTGCCCTCGCTTTCGGCACTGCAGAAGCCTCAGCCCCCGACCCCAG CCTCGGGCGCCATCCCGGAGCAGCCCACTCCTGTGCCCAGTTCTGGCTGCGGACAGCGGCTCCGGAAACGGCTGTCCTCCCTGAGCCGCGTCGTCGGGGGCCTAGTGGCCCTGCCCGGGGCGCACCCCTACATCGCCGCGCTGTACTGGCGCCACAATTTCTGCGCGGGTAGCCTCATCGCCTCCTGCTGGGTGCTGACGGCAGCTCACTGCCTGCAGAACCG GCCGGCGCCGGAGGAGCTGACGGTGGTGCTTGGCCAGGACCGCCATAACCAGAGCTGTGAGCAGTGCCAGACGCTGGCCGTGCGCGCGTACAGCCTGCACGAGGCCTTCTCGCCCATCACCTACCAGCACGACCTGG CGCTGCTGCGCCTGCAGGAGACAGCGGATGGCCACTGCGCGCTCCCGTCGCCTTTCGTTCAGCCGGTGTGCCTGCCGAGCGGCGCTGCCAGCCCAGCCGAGCCCGAGGCCGCGCTCTGCGAGGTTGCCGGCTGGGGCCACCAGTTCGAGG GGGCGGGGGAATATTCCAGTTTCCTGCAGGAAGCGCAGGTGCCGCTCATCCCTTCGGAGCGCTGCTCCGCCCCTGAAGTGCACGGAGCCTCTTTTACCCCCGGCATGCTCTGCGCTGGCTTCCTGGAGGGCGGCACGGACGCCTGCCAG GGTGATTCCGGGGGGCCGCTAGTGTGTGAGGACGATGCCACAGAGAGCCAGCTCATCCTGCGAGGTATCATCAGCTGGGGTTCGGGTTGTGGCGACCGCTACAAGCCAGGTGTGTACACCGACGTGGCCAGCTACCTGACCTGGATCCAGGAGCACACCAACTCCTGA
- the GRK6 gene encoding G protein-coupled receptor kinase 6 isoform X2: MELENIVANTVLLKAREGGGGNRKGKSKKWRQMLQFPHISQCEELRLSLERDYHSLCERQPIGRLLFREFCATRPELTRCIAFLDGVAEYEVTPDEKRKACGRRLVQNFLSHTGPDLIPEVPRQLVTNCSQRLEQGPCKDLFQELTRLTHEYLSMAPFADYLDSIYFNRFLQWKWLERQPVTKNTFRQYRVLGKGGFGEVCACQVRATGKMYACKKLEKKRIKKRKGEAMALNEKQILEKVNSRFVVSLAYAYETKDALCLVLTLMNGGDLKFHIYHMGQAGFPEARAVFYAAEICCGLEDLHRERIVYRDLKPENILLDDHGHIRISDLGLAVHVPEGQTIKGRVGTVGYMAPEVVKNERYTFSPDWWALGCLLYEMIAGQSPFQQRKKKIKREEVERLVKEVPEEYSERFSPQARSLCSQLLCKDPAERLGCRGGGAREVKEHPLFKKLNFKRLGAGMLEPPFKPDPQAIYCKDVLDIEQFSTVKGVELEPADQDFYQKFATGSVPIPWQNEMVETECFQELNVFGLDGSVPPDLDWKGQPPAPPKKGLLQRLFSRQVPRGPG; the protein is encoded by the exons ATGGAGCTCGAGAACATCGTAGCGAACACGGTGCTACTCAAGGCCCGGGAAG GTGGTGGTGGGAATCGCAAAGGCAAAAGCAAGAAATGGCGACAGATGCTGCAGTTTCCCCACATCAGCCAGTGTGAAGAGCTGCGGCTCAGCCTCG AGCGTGACTACCATAGTCTGTGCGAGCGGCAGCCCATCGGGCGCCTGCTGTTCCGTGAGTTCTGCGCAACGAGGCCCGAGCTGACCCGCTGCATTGCCTTCCTGGATGGAGTG GCCGAGTATGAAGTGACCCCCGACGAGAAGCGGAAGGCCTGTGGGCGGCGACTAGTGCAGAATTTTCTGAGCCACACG GGTCCTGACCTCATCCCTGAGGTCCCCCGGCAGCTGGTGACTAATTGCTCCCAGCGGCTGGAGCAGGGGCCCTGCAAAGACCTCTTCCAGGAGCTCACCCG GCTGACCCACGAGTACCTGAGCATGGCTCCTTTTGCCGACTACCTCGACAGCATCTACTTCAACCGTTTCCTACAGTGGAAGTGGCTGGAAAG GCAGCCAGTGACCAAAAACACCTTCAGGCAGTACCGAGTCCTGGGCAAAGGCGGCTTTGGTGAG GTGTGTGCCTGCCAGGTGCGGGCAACGGGCAAGATGTACGCATGCAAGAAGCTGGAGAAGAAGCGGATCAAGAAGCGGAAAGGGGAGGCCATGGCGCTCAATGAGAAGCAAATCCTGGAGAAAGTGAACAGTAGGTTTGTA GTGAGCTTAGCCTATGCCTACGAGACCAAGGACGCGCTGTGCCTGGTGCTGACGCTGATGAACGGAGGCGACCTCAAATTCCACATCTACCACATGGGCCAGGCTGGCTTCCCCGAGGCGCGCGCTGTCTTCTACGCTGCGGAGATCTGCTGCGGCCTGGAGGACCTGCACCGGGAGCGCATCGTGTACAG GGACCTGAAGCCGGAGAACATCCTACTGGATGACCACG GCCATATCCGAATCTCTGACCTGGGGCTCGCGGTGCACGTGCCAGAGGGCCAGACCATCAAGGGTCGTGTGGGCACTGTGGGCTACATGG CTCCAGAGGTGGTGAAGAATGAACGGTACACATTCAGCCCAGACTGGTGGGCGCTGGGCTGCCTCCTCTATGAGATGATCGCAGGCCAGTCCCCCTtccagcagaggaaaaagaaaatcaagcgAGAGGAGGTGGAGCGGTTAGTGAAGGAGGTGCCTGAGGAATACTCCGAGCGCTTTTCCCCACAGGCCCGCTCGCTCTGCTCCCAG CTCCTGTGCAAGGACCCCGCTGAGCGCCTGGGGTGTCGTGGAGGTGGTGCCCGTGAAGTGAAGGAACACCCCCTCTTCAAGAAGCTGAACTTCAAGCGGCTGGGAGCTGGCATGCTGGAGCCACCCTTCAAGCCTGAC ccccaggccATTTACTGCAAGGATGTTTTGGACATCGAACAGTTTTCCACAGTGAAGGGCGTGGAGCTGGAGCCCGCTGACCAGGACTTCTACCAGAAGTTTGCCACGGGCAGTGTGCCCATCCCCTGGCAGAATGAG ATGGTGGAGACGGAGTGCTTCCAGGAGCTGAATGTCTTTGGGCTCGATGGCTCGGTTCCCCCAGACCTGGACTGGAAGGGTCAGCCCCCTGCGCCCCCCAAGAAGGGACTGCTGCAGAGACTCTTCAGTCGTCAG